One region of Aminobacterium colombiense DSM 12261 genomic DNA includes:
- a CDS encoding efflux RND transporter periplasmic adaptor subunit: protein MKKSLMLFSVVIIFIALIGFRAYQQHQIESTVGEIERIKVEVVSPAQRTFVDTVRFVATLEPEEEAAVISKVPGKTVLQVLVHEGDKVQQGDVLAILDTSLIKQQINQAQASLAKAEVYKQTASNDYRRFSQLYKEEVISRQQYDHVEGEYKTSVKQVAEVRAVLEQLKITMGYHRIEAPISGTIIARNVDAGDTTSSYPAFVIAKQEQVKAVGVVPEKLYSKVKRGQETQISLDAFPGRSFKAKVSRISPVLDPLTRTGKVEVAVDALSLMKPGMYARVEIQVGTHEGLGIPLEAVVKMPGTGMPICYISTKEGTAKTKHITLGGEGPDAVEVIEGISPSDNIIVTRSEKLSEGAPIEVVQR, encoded by the coding sequence GTGAAAAAGAGTTTGATGCTCTTTAGTGTGGTTATTATCTTTATTGCCCTCATAGGTTTTAGAGCCTATCAGCAACATCAAATAGAAAGCACTGTAGGTGAAATAGAACGGATAAAAGTAGAAGTAGTTTCTCCAGCGCAGAGAACTTTCGTGGATACTGTTCGTTTTGTGGCTACTCTTGAACCAGAAGAAGAAGCTGCTGTTATAAGTAAGGTTCCAGGTAAGACAGTTCTTCAAGTCCTAGTTCATGAGGGCGATAAAGTACAGCAGGGAGATGTTCTCGCCATTCTTGATACAAGCCTTATAAAGCAGCAGATAAATCAGGCTCAGGCAAGCCTTGCCAAGGCTGAGGTTTATAAACAGACCGCGTCAAACGATTACCGAAGATTTTCTCAGCTCTATAAAGAAGAAGTTATCAGTCGCCAACAGTACGATCATGTAGAAGGAGAGTATAAAACCTCTGTCAAGCAAGTGGCTGAGGTGAGGGCAGTTCTGGAACAGCTTAAGATAACGATGGGATATCATCGAATAGAGGCCCCGATTTCCGGCACTATTATAGCTCGAAATGTTGATGCTGGAGACACTACCTCCTCTTATCCTGCCTTTGTGATAGCTAAGCAGGAGCAGGTTAAAGCCGTAGGAGTAGTTCCAGAGAAACTCTACTCTAAGGTAAAAAGAGGTCAAGAGACACAAATTTCACTGGATGCTTTCCCTGGACGTTCTTTTAAAGCGAAAGTGTCTAGAATTTCTCCTGTTTTGGACCCTCTTACCCGAACAGGAAAAGTTGAGGTTGCTGTTGATGCTCTTTCCCTTATGAAACCTGGAATGTATGCTCGAGTAGAAATTCAAGTTGGAACACATGAAGGTCTTGGTATTCCTTTGGAAGCTGTTGTAAAAATGCCGGGCACCGGCATGCCTATTTGTTATATATCTACAAAAGAAGGAACTGCTAAAACTAAACACATTACTCTGGGAGGGGAAGGTCCAGATGCTGTTGAGGTAATCGAAGGAATATCTCCTTCCGATAACATTATTGTTACCCGTTCGGAAAAACTTTCTGAGGGAGCGCCAATTGAGGTGGTTCAGCGATGA
- a CDS encoding efflux RND transporter permease subunit — translation MNLPEFSVKRRVTTLMIFLVVMLLGGIVFTSLKVDLLPEIEPPVINILTSWPGASASDVEQRVSKIVENHIAMIEGVDTILSKSQDNISVVSVKFDWGEDLDVKIGDVRDAVNFAKRDLPSDAEEPILLRITSGTVPVLVMSLTADESLPGLYHYANKTISETISRISGVGQVLIYGGDRREIQVQLNIDKIEAYGLAPQAVVQVLERENINIPSGSLKDGQIEYYLRVPGRFQSVEDMHKVIVGVSKNRPIYLSDVATISDSFKDPDIQGYHAGKQSVILIVLKNSDANTVEVSQAVLKKMEDMKNREFPGDVEYHVGLDAADFIQDSVRNLSFSLFMGILLVFLVTWAFLKRLPASLIICGAIPFSLVITFIIMGWLDYTINIFTLSALAVASGMVVDNSIVATDQIVYHLELGERRNVASILGAQEVQSALFASTLTTAVVLLPLAFISGLVGVFFSALTIVMVVAVMASLFVSLTFVPMMGSRFFKREEDRLKMHQYTERLLVWLEQSYKNILSWSLFNRKKVIAAAILLLVLTLTGFRFIGTELTPEPDTGDISITFTLSEGIRIEKTEELLKEIMAYAEKTVPEATNIFAYDGRDEKGYAVAVGQEAGPNVGTVGLKLVEKKKRERSAFEVANELRNWLQTKPGIEKMTVVVTSPIKAMLLGSKPLNIEVYGDNLDHVIETANTIKNSLMKIPGAVDVTLSQKQNRPEVWVQVDREKAALTGVSTASVAQTLRTYYYGYETGESYWEGDDDYPIRVRLNTDERNSREVLNRLMVPNVNGELIRLSTVAQLNDTVGPPEIQRKNKQRYVVVEANVHGRSLGQLTQDARATIEKMDIPQDIRIDFGGEVEEKDKAFRQMGYLVLLGVLLVYMVMAGQYEAYLDPFVIMFSIPFALTGVAFAYLLTGMYLSLQALLGVIMLVGIVVNNAIVLVDYINLLRARGLKLRESLLEAGERRLRPVLMTTLTTFFGMLPMAISQDQGAELWRPLAISVMGGLLVSTIVTLVIVPVIYSLFEEKLRRKKRFAEAEEV, via the coding sequence ATGAATTTGCCAGAGTTTTCAGTCAAAAGGCGAGTAACCACCCTTATGATTTTTCTCGTGGTCATGTTGCTTGGGGGTATTGTTTTTACGTCTTTAAAAGTAGATTTATTGCCTGAAATAGAACCTCCAGTTATTAATATTTTGACTTCATGGCCAGGAGCCTCTGCAAGCGATGTAGAGCAGCGGGTTTCCAAAATAGTAGAAAATCACATAGCCATGATTGAAGGGGTGGATACTATCCTTTCAAAGTCCCAAGATAACATATCCGTTGTCTCTGTGAAGTTTGACTGGGGAGAAGACTTAGATGTCAAAATCGGAGATGTTCGAGACGCGGTGAACTTCGCTAAGCGAGATTTACCTAGCGATGCAGAGGAGCCCATCTTACTGAGAATAACTTCAGGAACGGTTCCTGTTCTTGTAATGTCTCTAACGGCAGACGAATCCTTGCCTGGCCTTTACCATTATGCAAATAAAACTATTTCTGAAACAATTTCCCGTATTTCTGGTGTAGGACAAGTTCTAATCTATGGCGGAGATCGACGGGAGATACAAGTACAACTCAATATAGATAAAATTGAAGCATATGGACTTGCTCCACAAGCAGTAGTGCAAGTGCTTGAACGAGAGAATATTAACATTCCTTCAGGATCTCTGAAGGATGGGCAAATTGAATATTATCTACGTGTTCCTGGCAGATTTCAAAGTGTAGAAGATATGCACAAAGTAATTGTAGGTGTATCGAAAAACCGTCCTATATATCTTTCTGATGTGGCGACTATTTCCGATAGTTTTAAAGATCCTGACATTCAAGGATATCATGCGGGAAAGCAGTCAGTAATTCTCATTGTTCTCAAAAACAGTGACGCCAATACAGTGGAAGTGAGCCAAGCTGTTCTTAAGAAGATGGAGGATATGAAGAATCGAGAGTTCCCAGGCGACGTAGAGTATCATGTGGGGCTTGACGCCGCTGATTTTATTCAAGATTCTGTACGCAATTTAAGTTTCTCTCTTTTTATGGGAATACTTTTGGTGTTCCTTGTGACATGGGCCTTTTTAAAACGACTTCCAGCCTCGCTTATTATTTGCGGAGCAATCCCCTTCTCTCTTGTCATTACTTTTATAATTATGGGATGGCTCGATTATACTATCAATATTTTCACCCTTTCGGCTCTAGCCGTAGCAAGTGGCATGGTTGTGGATAATTCCATTGTCGCTACTGATCAGATTGTTTACCACTTAGAACTTGGAGAGCGACGGAATGTGGCAAGTATCCTTGGTGCACAGGAAGTACAGTCTGCCCTTTTCGCTTCGACGCTTACCACGGCTGTTGTGTTGCTCCCGTTAGCTTTTATTTCAGGGCTTGTGGGTGTTTTCTTTTCAGCATTGACTATTGTGATGGTTGTAGCCGTTATGGCATCGCTCTTTGTCAGTCTTACCTTTGTTCCAATGATGGGAAGCCGGTTTTTCAAGCGCGAAGAAGATCGCTTAAAAATGCACCAATATACGGAACGACTCCTCGTATGGCTTGAACAAAGTTACAAGAACATCCTTTCATGGAGCCTTTTTAACAGGAAAAAAGTTATTGCCGCAGCTATATTGCTTTTGGTTCTTACTTTAACTGGATTTCGTTTCATAGGTACTGAACTGACACCGGAACCGGATACGGGAGATATCTCCATTACCTTTACACTCTCAGAAGGAATCAGGATTGAAAAAACTGAAGAACTTCTTAAAGAAATAATGGCATATGCTGAAAAAACAGTACCGGAGGCAACAAATATATTTGCTTATGATGGCCGGGATGAGAAGGGCTATGCAGTAGCTGTCGGGCAAGAAGCTGGTCCTAACGTGGGAACTGTGGGGCTTAAGCTTGTAGAGAAAAAGAAAAGAGAGCGCAGTGCTTTTGAAGTAGCCAATGAATTGCGTAATTGGCTACAAACAAAACCTGGCATTGAAAAAATGACAGTTGTGGTCACGTCTCCTATTAAAGCTATGTTGCTTGGGTCGAAACCCTTGAATATAGAAGTATATGGAGACAACCTTGATCATGTTATAGAAACGGCAAATACGATCAAGAATAGCCTCATGAAGATACCAGGAGCTGTTGATGTGACGTTGAGCCAAAAACAAAATCGCCCAGAAGTATGGGTACAGGTTGATAGAGAAAAGGCGGCTTTGACAGGTGTAAGTACGGCATCTGTTGCACAGACTCTGAGGACGTATTATTACGGATATGAAACAGGCGAAAGTTATTGGGAAGGTGATGATGATTATCCCATTCGAGTTCGGTTGAACACTGATGAACGAAACTCTCGCGAGGTTTTAAATCGTCTGATGGTTCCGAATGTAAATGGGGAGCTTATTCGCCTTTCTACAGTAGCACAACTAAATGACACAGTAGGTCCACCGGAAATACAGCGCAAAAATAAACAGCGCTATGTAGTCGTTGAAGCAAATGTTCATGGGAGATCGTTAGGCCAGCTGACGCAAGATGCAAGAGCAACTATCGAAAAAATGGATATCCCTCAAGATATTCGCATCGATTTTGGTGGAGAGGTGGAAGAAAAAGACAAGGCTTTTCGTCAAATGGGATATTTAGTTTTGTTGGGGGTCCTTTTGGTCTATATGGTTATGGCAGGGCAATATGAAGCTTACCTCGATCCCTTTGTCATCATGTTCAGCATCCCCTTTGCCCTTACTGGCGTGGCTTTCGCCTATCTTCTGACGGGGATGTATCTTTCGTTACAAGCACTGCTCGGGGTCATTATGCTGGTCGGGATTGTGGTCAATAACGCCATTGTACTTGTAGACTATATCAACCTTCTCAGAGCTCGAGGCTTAAAATTGAGAGAGTCTCTTCTTGAGGCAGGGGAACGTCGTTTACGCCCTGTTTTAATGACGACACTCACCACATTTTTTGGCATGTTGCCAATGGCTATTAGCCAGGACCAGGGAGCAGAACTCTGGCGTCCGCTTGCAATTTCTGTAATGGGAGGATTGCTCGTTTCTACCATAGTAACGTTAGTAATTGTACCTGTAATTTACAGCTTGTTTGAAGAAAAGCTTCGTCGTAAAAAGCGTTTCGCTGAGGCAGAGGAGGTTTAG
- a CDS encoding PG0541 family transporter-associated protein, whose translation MKMFWIFCNESVAEDLMDVLNKNGITGYFVWKNVLFRDNESGKTHWDDAIYPGKDWAFMVFCDDEDVLVLKEKLEHLEEEPYIKQAGIKAFIAEAKKVM comes from the coding sequence ATGAAGATGTTCTGGATTTTTTGTAATGAAAGTGTCGCGGAAGACCTCATGGATGTTCTCAATAAAAACGGAATCACGGGATATTTTGTTTGGAAAAATGTTTTGTTCCGTGATAACGAGAGTGGGAAAACCCATTGGGATGATGCAATATATCCCGGCAAAGACTGGGCTTTTATGGTCTTTTGTGATGATGAAGATGTTTTGGTCTTAAAAGAGAAACTCGAACACCTAGAAGAAGAACCGTATATAAAGCAGGCAGGGATAAAAGCTTTTATTGCAGAAGCAAAAAAAGTAATGTAA
- a CDS encoding nucleotidyl transferase AbiEii/AbiGii toxin family protein, with translation MGFVANTLEKVCRLTRVLHFIEKDPFLYKSLGFKGGTAINLVIFECPRLSVDIDLDFCLETSRGEMLEARRDQLKASGYRWNVEEKIWQRSMIADNFNFKEFYSQPWVQTGICIKVYSEDGDQMYVHRG, from the coding sequence ATGGGCTTCGTTGCAAACACCCTTGAGAAGGTATGCCGTCTCACGCGCGTCCTGCATTTCATAGAGAAAGACCCCTTTCTTTATAAAAGCCTCGGATTTAAGGGCGGGACGGCTATCAACCTGGTGATATTCGAATGCCCTCGGTTGTCTGTAGATATTGATTTGGACTTCTGTTTAGAAACTTCGCGGGGCGAGATGCTTGAGGCGCGGCGTGATCAGCTTAAAGCTAGTGGTTATCGCTGGAACGTCGAAGAAAAAATTTGGCAGCGTTCAATGATCGCAGATAATTTTAACTTTAAAGAATTTTATTCCCAACCGTGGGTGCAGACAGGAATATGCATCAAGGTTTATTCGGAGGATGGCGATCAGATGTATGTCCACCGAGGATGA
- a CDS encoding response regulator transcription factor — translation MKTPYDKDKYFLFLIIVGLGLTTAWSWGTFQEGHLFIQFPQLLSISPEHAFFFFPLFNAIFFTLMAKYTFFFNGNKFFKQLLLFSVFSLFLLLPRTPSHLSIWMDFASISIASAALALFDGGWMWLGTNLSPQKAVLVFSAANMLASLIMAVHPWFPPSFLLLITGAFPLVSALFWGKSFNFSFSSSEPPHLRPQTSFKGKWLAPLHFGLAIRIFLFFLACSIFHHHILSSSGTETISHFFFSELMYGAGALTAALLVYKIPKIKLRHIYILAQILIGTGFLLISPFYGFSGWISILPITLLQFGFGCFGAYAWATLVGLASRAPKEHALSVASKGLALIAGSVFIGQNLIFLLNRVSGTWNIPNNQLLWVAGVISLLLAGLFFHDNPETFANENLDKQEKHGLAPLSQTERHHLLLLPYDLTKQETKIALLLAENLNNSEICDSLNISENTLKTHLRNIYRKTKASGREDVQRIFS, via the coding sequence ATGAAAACACCTTACGACAAAGATAAATATTTCCTTTTTTTGATTATAGTTGGACTGGGGCTCACGACTGCCTGGAGCTGGGGGACATTTCAGGAGGGACACCTTTTTATACAGTTTCCTCAGCTTCTTTCCATATCACCAGAACATGCTTTTTTCTTTTTCCCTTTATTCAATGCTATCTTTTTTACCCTGATGGCAAAATATACCTTCTTTTTCAATGGCAATAAATTCTTTAAACAGCTTTTACTCTTTAGTGTTTTTTCTCTCTTTCTTTTGCTGCCTCGAACCCCTTCCCACTTAAGTATATGGATGGACTTTGCAAGCATCTCGATTGCAAGCGCAGCCCTTGCTCTTTTTGATGGGGGCTGGATGTGGCTTGGAACAAATCTCTCTCCCCAAAAAGCAGTTCTTGTTTTTTCGGCAGCCAACATGCTCGCCTCTCTTATTATGGCAGTTCACCCCTGGTTCCCGCCTTCATTTTTGCTGCTTATAACAGGAGCATTTCCCCTGGTTTCTGCACTTTTTTGGGGAAAAAGCTTTAATTTCTCTTTCTCTTCTTCAGAGCCCCCCCACCTGCGGCCTCAGACATCCTTTAAGGGTAAATGGCTTGCCCCCCTGCATTTTGGGCTGGCAATACGGATCTTTCTTTTCTTTTTGGCCTGCAGCATCTTTCATCATCATATTTTGAGCAGTTCTGGAACAGAAACCATTTCTCATTTCTTTTTCTCAGAACTTATGTACGGGGCAGGAGCTTTAACGGCAGCGCTATTGGTTTATAAGATTCCAAAAATAAAATTGCGGCACATTTATATCTTGGCCCAAATACTTATTGGAACCGGATTCCTTCTGATCTCACCTTTTTATGGCTTCTCTGGCTGGATCAGCATACTTCCCATAACACTCCTCCAGTTCGGATTTGGGTGTTTTGGTGCTTATGCCTGGGCGACTTTAGTTGGTTTGGCTTCACGAGCTCCTAAAGAACATGCCCTCTCTGTCGCAAGTAAGGGCCTCGCTCTTATCGCCGGATCTGTCTTTATAGGTCAGAATCTTATTTTTCTCTTGAACCGCGTCTCAGGAACATGGAACATTCCAAATAACCAGCTCCTGTGGGTCGCCGGTGTAATTTCACTCCTGCTGGCAGGACTTTTCTTTCACGATAATCCCGAAACTTTTGCAAACGAAAATCTTGATAAACAGGAGAAACATGGCCTCGCTCCTCTTTCTCAAACTGAAAGACACCATTTGTTACTTTTGCCCTATGATCTCACGAAGCAGGAAACAAAAATTGCCCTGCTGCTGGCAGAGAACCTCAACAATAGCGAGATCTGCGATAGCCTGAATATCTCTGAAAACACTTTAAAAACCCATTTGAGAAACATTTATCGCAAGACAAAGGCCTCTGGAAGAGAAGACGTGCAGAGAATCTTTTCGTAA
- the tuf gene encoding elongation factor Tu, whose amino-acid sequence MAKEKFERAKPHLNVGTIGHIDHGKTTLTAAITKCLSTKGWSNFEAYDMIDKAPEERERGITINISHVEYQTENRHYAHIDCPGHADYIKNMITGAAQMDGAILVVSAADGPMPQTREHVLLARQVNVPAVVVFMNKTDQVDDDELLDLVEMEIRELLSKYDFPGDDVPIIRGSALKVLEEGTGEENDPVSKCIWELMAACDSYIPAPQRETDKPFLMPIEDVFTITGRGTVVTGRVERGMIKSGEEVEIVGMKADTTKTVATSLEMFRKILDEAIAGDNVGILLRGIDKEDVERGQVLAKPGSITPHTKFKAEVYVLKKEEGGRHTPFFAGYKPQFYFRTTDVTGGIKLPEGVEMVMPGDNATFEVDLIVPIAMEAGLRFAVREGGHTVGAGVVTEILG is encoded by the coding sequence ATGGCAAAAGAGAAATTTGAAAGAGCGAAGCCCCATCTTAACGTGGGCACCATAGGACACATTGACCACGGTAAGACGACACTTACAGCAGCGATCACGAAGTGTTTGTCGACGAAGGGTTGGTCGAATTTTGAGGCGTACGACATGATCGACAAGGCGCCAGAAGAGCGTGAGAGAGGCATTACGATCAACATTTCTCACGTAGAGTATCAGACAGAGAACCGTCACTATGCCCATATAGACTGCCCAGGTCACGCAGACTACATTAAGAACATGATTACAGGTGCCGCGCAGATGGACGGGGCTATTCTTGTTGTATCCGCGGCAGACGGTCCCATGCCCCAGACCCGCGAGCACGTTCTTTTGGCCCGGCAGGTCAACGTGCCGGCCGTAGTCGTTTTTATGAACAAGACAGACCAGGTAGACGATGATGAGCTTCTTGATCTTGTAGAGATGGAGATCCGCGAGCTTCTGAGCAAATACGATTTCCCCGGAGACGATGTCCCCATCATTCGCGGTTCAGCTTTGAAGGTATTGGAAGAGGGAACAGGAGAAGAGAACGACCCTGTGAGCAAATGCATCTGGGAGCTCATGGCCGCCTGTGACAGCTATATTCCAGCGCCTCAGCGGGAAACAGACAAGCCTTTCCTTATGCCTATCGAAGACGTGTTCACCATCACAGGCCGTGGCACAGTTGTAACGGGCCGAGTAGAGCGGGGCATGATCAAGTCAGGAGAAGAAGTGGAGATCGTGGGCATGAAGGCGGATACGACCAAGACAGTGGCCACATCCCTTGAGATGTTCAGGAAGATTCTTGACGAAGCCATTGCCGGCGACAACGTGGGCATTCTTCTTCGCGGCATAGACAAAGAGGATGTAGAGCGCGGCCAGGTATTGGCTAAGCCGGGTTCCATAACGCCTCACACGAAGTTCAAGGCAGAGGTATACGTACTGAAGAAAGAGGAAGGCGGCCGACACACCCCGTTCTTTGCGGGCTACAAGCCTCAGTTCTACTTCCGTACCACAGACGTAACAGGAGGCATCAAGCTTCCGGAAGGTGTAGAAATGGTTATGCCGGGAGACAACGCGACCTTTGAGGTTGACCTTATTGTACCTATCGCCATGGAAGCGGGACTTCGTTTCGCAGTCCGTGAAGGTGGTCACACAGTGGGTGCTGGCGTTGTCACCGAGATTCTTGGGTAA
- the rpmG gene encoding 50S ribosomal protein L33 — translation MADIVGLQCTECKRRNYSTTVNKKKQAKKLELSKYCKWCDKHTLHKETK, via the coding sequence ATGGCAGATATAGTGGGTCTGCAGTGCACTGAATGTAAGAGAAGAAACTACTCAACAACAGTCAATAAGAAAAAGCAGGCCAAAAAACTGGAACTCAGCAAATACTGCAAATGGTGCGATAAACACACCTTGCATAAAGAAACTAAGTAG
- the secE gene encoding preprotein translocase subunit SecE: MDKILSFVREAKAELKKVTWPGKKQVWYSTLVVIAFTLFVAAYLGIVDLALTGIFTKIIS; this comes from the coding sequence ATGGATAAGATCCTCAGCTTCGTGCGTGAAGCAAAAGCCGAACTTAAAAAAGTGACATGGCCAGGAAAAAAACAAGTGTGGTACTCTACCCTTGTGGTAATTGCTTTTACACTTTTCGTTGCCGCATATCTTGGTATTGTTGACCTGGCTTTGACCGGTATCTTTACGAAGATCATTAGTTAG
- the nusG gene encoding transcription termination/antitermination protein NusG → MESSSERRWYIVQTYAGYENRVKANLEQRIATMGMEEEIFSVLVPVEERVFVKDGKSKKVTRKLYPSYVLVEMKLNDQSWYVVRHTPGVTGFVGAGNHPIPLSEKEIKEIMSKIGKDHAKPKIEMNLKPGDIVKVKSGPFEGQVGPVVEIVPEKGKVKFTITVFGRETVVETDYTELDKL, encoded by the coding sequence ATGGAGAGTAGCAGCGAACGGCGCTGGTATATAGTACAGACATATGCAGGGTACGAAAATAGAGTGAAGGCGAATCTTGAACAGAGGATCGCCACTATGGGCATGGAAGAAGAGATATTTAGTGTTTTAGTGCCTGTGGAGGAACGTGTTTTTGTCAAAGATGGCAAAAGCAAAAAAGTCACCCGTAAGCTTTACCCAAGCTACGTGCTTGTAGAGATGAAGCTGAATGATCAGTCCTGGTATGTTGTGCGTCACACTCCCGGTGTAACAGGTTTTGTAGGGGCAGGAAATCATCCCATTCCTCTTTCCGAAAAAGAAATAAAAGAAATTATGAGCAAAATCGGCAAGGACCATGCGAAGCCCAAGATTGAGATGAATCTAAAACCTGGGGATATTGTTAAAGTTAAAAGCGGCCCCTTTGAAGGTCAGGTTGGTCCTGTTGTTGAAATCGTTCCAGAGAAGGGAAAGGTCAAGTTTACAATTACAGTTTTTGGCCGTGAAACTGTAGTGGAAACAGACTATACGGAGCTTGATAAGCTCTAG
- the rplK gene encoding 50S ribosomal protein L11, translating to MAKKVIAQIKLQLPAGKATPAPPVGPALGQHGVNIMEFCKQFNAKTSDQAGMIIPAVLTVYADRSFTFILKTPPASVLLKKAAGLDRASGEPNKVKVGKVSREKVREIAELKKEDLNANDVEAAMRMIEGTARSMGIDIVD from the coding sequence ATGGCAAAAAAAGTTATTGCGCAGATCAAGTTGCAGCTGCCCGCCGGAAAGGCTACTCCTGCGCCTCCTGTAGGACCAGCACTTGGTCAGCATGGCGTGAACATTATGGAATTTTGCAAGCAGTTTAACGCCAAAACATCAGATCAGGCGGGGATGATTATTCCTGCAGTATTGACAGTATATGCTGACCGGAGTTTCACCTTTATCCTTAAGACACCTCCAGCAAGTGTTCTCTTGAAAAAAGCTGCTGGTCTTGACAGGGCTTCAGGTGAGCCTAACAAGGTTAAGGTGGGTAAAGTAAGCCGTGAAAAGGTAAGAGAAATAGCAGAGCTTAAAAAAGAAGATTTGAATGCTAACGACGTGGAAGCAGCCATGCGCATGATTGAAGGTACGGCTCGTTCCATGGGTATTGATATCGTCGATTAA
- the rplA gene encoding 50S ribosomal protein L1, which produces MAKKSKRYSEIAAKVDSTKLYGLREAVDLYKEVATAKFDESLEVHIRLGVDPRHADQQVRGTIVLPHGTGITKRVLVLAVGEKVKEAEDAGADIVGGDDLIQKISTGWLDFDAVIATPDMMKSVGRLGKILGPRGLMPSAKAGTVTFDVADAIKEIKAGRVEFRVDKTAIIHNMVGKKSFEAEKLFENLKVLYRAILKARPASAKGTYVRSFYIAPTMGVGIKIDPVAASKEVAEA; this is translated from the coding sequence ATGGCAAAGAAAAGTAAAAGATACAGTGAGATAGCGGCGAAGGTAGACAGCACAAAGCTTTATGGGCTTCGTGAAGCAGTAGACCTTTACAAGGAAGTTGCTACAGCGAAGTTCGATGAGAGTCTGGAAGTTCACATCCGTCTCGGCGTTGATCCCCGCCATGCGGACCAGCAAGTTCGTGGAACCATCGTACTTCCCCATGGTACGGGAATCACGAAGAGAGTTCTGGTCTTGGCCGTAGGGGAAAAGGTAAAAGAAGCAGAGGACGCAGGTGCGGACATCGTCGGCGGAGATGACCTGATTCAGAAAATAAGCACTGGCTGGCTCGATTTTGATGCGGTTATCGCGACCCCAGATATGATGAAGAGCGTAGGACGCCTTGGAAAGATCCTTGGTCCCCGAGGACTTATGCCAAGCGCAAAAGCGGGCACCGTCACCTTTGATGTGGCTGACGCTATAAAGGAAATCAAAGCGGGTCGTGTAGAATTCCGCGTTGATAAAACTGCTATCATTCACAACATGGTAGGAAAGAAAAGTTTTGAAGCTGAAAAACTTTTTGAAAATCTGAAGGTCCTTTATCGAGCGATTTTGAAAGCACGTCCAGCATCGGCAAAGGGAACCTACGTAAGAAGCTTTTACATTGCGCCAACAATGGGTGTAGGAATAAAGATAGATCCTGTTGCAGCTTCTAAAGAAGTAGCAGAAGCATAA
- the rplJ gene encoding 50S ribosomal protein L10 has translation MPANVKYERVNELKEMLDKSEAVFVAEYRGLTVAKITELRAKVRQAGGEMKVAKNTLFKIALQEKDMPVPEDIMAGPNVYTVVYDDPVAVAKVFAEFSRDKSNKAFVMKGGIMGTSILDAAQVGALADLPSREVLIAQVVSTIAAPLSGLVTVLSGSIRGLATCLSQIKEKKEQAA, from the coding sequence ATGCCTGCAAATGTAAAGTATGAGCGAGTTAATGAATTGAAAGAAATGCTTGATAAAAGTGAAGCTGTTTTTGTAGCTGAATATCGAGGGCTCACCGTAGCGAAAATTACAGAGCTCCGCGCTAAAGTACGTCAGGCTGGCGGCGAGATGAAAGTTGCTAAAAACACGCTGTTTAAAATAGCCCTTCAGGAAAAAGATATGCCTGTTCCTGAGGATATTATGGCAGGGCCGAATGTTTATACAGTTGTATATGATGATCCAGTTGCAGTGGCGAAGGTTTTTGCGGAATTTTCAAGAGATAAGTCTAATAAGGCCTTTGTTATGAAGGGTGGCATAATGGGTACCAGCATACTTGATGCGGCACAGGTTGGTGCTTTGGCGGATCTTCCTTCCAGGGAAGTTCTTATTGCTCAGGTGGTCAGTACCATTGCTGCTCCTCTGTCAGGACTGGTTACCGTGCTTTCCGGTTCCATCAGAGGGCTTGCCACATGCCTCTCTCAGATCAAGGAGAAAAAAGAGCAGGCTGCCTAG
- the rplL gene encoding 50S ribosomal protein L7/L12: MTHEEIIQAIEGMTVLELSELVKALEDKFGVSASAPAMAMPMMMPGAGAAVAAEEEKTEFDVVLKGPGSNKIATIKVVRELTGLGLKEAKELVDNAPKPVKEAVSKEEADEIKAKLEEAGAEVEVK; the protein is encoded by the coding sequence ATGACTCACGAAGAAATTATCCAGGCTATTGAAGGTATGACAGTACTTGAGCTTTCTGAACTTGTGAAGGCTCTTGAGGACAAATTTGGGGTTTCTGCTTCCGCTCCTGCCATGGCTATGCCCATGATGATGCCCGGCGCAGGCGCAGCAGTTGCAGCTGAAGAAGAGAAGACAGAGTTTGACGTGGTTCTTAAGGGCCCCGGTTCCAACAAAATCGCAACCATTAAAGTTGTTCGCGAACTTACCGGACTTGGCCTGAAAGAAGCCAAAGAGCTTGTTGACAATGCTCCCAAACCTGTCAAAGAAGCAGTCAGCAAAGAAGAGGCCGACGAAATTAAGGCCAAACTTGAAGAAGCTGGAGCAGAAGTCGAAGTTAAGTAG